Proteins encoded by one window of Flagellimonas lutaonensis:
- a CDS encoding NAD(P)H-dependent glycerol-3-phosphate dehydrogenase, which translates to MSREVKIAVLGGGSWGTAIVKMLTENLDTVYWYIRNTNAIEYIKKEGHNPNYLTSVELHTEYLKLTDDINEAVKNSDLLIFAIPSAFLSAELDKLNKPLTDKIIFSAIKGIVPETGLIVGEHFHEKYGVPFENIGVITGPCHAEEVALERLSYLTIACADKSKAKLLAEHFDSHYIKTKISNDIIGTEYAAMLKNIYAIAAGIAHGLGYGDNFQSVLMSNAIREMKRFTKRIHNIDRNINRSAYLGDLLVTGYSTFSRNRLFGNMIGKGYTVKSAMMEMNMVAEGYYAVKSAHKIKSKFKKKVKTPIIDAVYRILYEGKNAKKTIKELTDKLD; encoded by the coding sequence ATGTCTCGAGAAGTAAAAATCGCTGTTTTAGGTGGCGGAAGTTGGGGTACGGCCATCGTGAAAATGCTGACCGAAAATCTGGATACGGTGTACTGGTACATACGAAATACCAATGCCATCGAATACATAAAAAAGGAAGGGCACAACCCAAATTATCTGACCTCTGTAGAATTACACACCGAATATCTCAAGCTGACCGACGACATCAACGAGGCGGTCAAGAATTCTGACCTTCTGATTTTTGCCATACCATCTGCCTTTCTCAGTGCCGAGCTCGACAAATTGAACAAGCCCCTGACAGACAAGATCATCTTTTCGGCCATTAAGGGCATAGTGCCTGAAACCGGATTGATAGTGGGCGAACACTTCCATGAAAAATACGGTGTTCCGTTCGAGAATATCGGGGTAATAACCGGCCCATGCCATGCCGAAGAGGTTGCCCTTGAGCGGTTGTCGTACCTTACGATTGCCTGTGCCGACAAGAGCAAAGCAAAACTGTTGGCCGAACATTTTGACAGCCATTATATCAAAACAAAGATATCAAACGATATCATCGGCACCGAGTATGCAGCCATGCTCAAGAACATCTATGCCATTGCCGCCGGCATTGCCCATGGCTTGGGGTATGGCGATAATTTTCAGAGTGTATTGATGAGCAACGCCATTCGAGAGATGAAGCGTTTTACAAAACGTATACACAATATCGATAGAAATATCAACCGCTCGGCCTATTTGGGCGACCTGTTGGTGACCGGTTATTCGACCTTTAGCCGTAACCGCCTGTTCGGCAATATGATCGGAAAGGGTTATACCGTAAAAAGTGCCATGATGGAAATGAACATGGTGGCTGAGGGCTACTATGCCGTGAAGAGTGCACACAAAATAAAATCGAAGTTCAAAAAGAAGGTTAAGACCCCCATTATCGACGCTGTTTACAGAATTCTATACGAAGGAAAGAACGCAAAGAAAACCATTAAGGAGCTCACCGATAAACTGGATTGA
- a CDS encoding glycerol-3-phosphate dehydrogenase/oxidase, translating to MKKTVRFSNLDRKKTIEELSKESYDLVVIGGGITGGGIALDAASRGMKVALVEKGDFASGTSSKSTKLIHGGLRYLKQFDFWLVKEVGSERAIVHKLAPHLVLPEKMLLPLIEGGSYGKWLTSIGLKVYDILAQVSGEDKRQMLDKKQALKLEPLLPKKILSGAGYYAEYRTDDARLTLENIKTSLQYGAKALNYAQVIDFLYQDGKVAGVKVKDVPTGNEFEIKSKYVISAAGPWVDELRSVNNSKKGKRLHLTKGVHLVFPHEKLPVRQSVYFDIPDGRMMFAIPRGKITYIGTTDTNYDADKDDVRTDLADAIYLISAVNNMFPKINLEIEDIISSWAGLRPLIHEEGKSASELSRKDEIFTSDTGLISIAGGKLTGYRKMAERVVNRVAKNLEEDHGIEVGPCTTDKIPLCGSDFKKSKHVKKYIAEVYGRIKKDGFSEYDAWYLVTTYGKQTEQILEHYAGFKNKDNYVRLIRAELKFAIENEMVLNPIDFFIRRTGRLYFDIDSVRTFMEPVLQDIKNAYAYDAEQMRMFKEKMEEELEKHSNFSLEKV from the coding sequence ATGAAAAAAACCGTACGATTTTCAAACCTTGACCGTAAAAAAACCATTGAAGAACTGTCAAAGGAAAGCTATGATCTGGTCGTTATTGGTGGAGGCATCACGGGAGGAGGCATAGCTCTGGATGCCGCCTCGCGCGGCATGAAAGTCGCTCTTGTCGAAAAAGGAGACTTTGCCTCGGGTACAAGCAGCAAATCGACCAAATTGATTCATGGAGGCCTCCGCTACTTGAAGCAATTTGATTTTTGGCTAGTGAAAGAAGTCGGTTCAGAACGGGCCATAGTGCATAAGCTGGCGCCTCATTTGGTGCTTCCCGAAAAAATGCTGTTGCCGCTGATAGAGGGCGGCTCGTATGGCAAATGGTTGACCTCGATCGGGCTTAAGGTATATGATATTCTGGCCCAAGTATCAGGGGAAGACAAGCGGCAGATGCTCGATAAAAAACAGGCATTGAAGCTAGAGCCCTTACTGCCCAAGAAGATTTTGAGCGGCGCAGGGTATTATGCAGAATATCGTACCGACGATGCACGCCTTACATTGGAAAACATCAAGACCAGCCTTCAATACGGGGCCAAGGCACTCAACTATGCCCAAGTGATCGATTTTCTATATCAGGACGGCAAAGTGGCCGGGGTCAAAGTGAAAGATGTGCCCACTGGCAATGAGTTTGAGATCAAATCGAAATACGTCATCAGCGCGGCCGGGCCTTGGGTAGATGAATTACGCAGCGTCAACAATTCGAAAAAAGGAAAACGACTGCACTTGACCAAGGGCGTGCACCTAGTGTTTCCTCATGAAAAACTTCCGGTGAGGCAATCGGTGTATTTCGATATTCCCGATGGGCGCATGATGTTTGCCATTCCCCGCGGAAAAATAACCTATATCGGCACCACCGACACCAACTATGATGCCGACAAAGATGATGTGCGCACCGATTTGGCCGATGCCATTTACCTGATTTCTGCGGTGAACAATATGTTCCCGAAAATCAACTTGGAGATTGAAGACATTATTTCGTCATGGGCAGGCCTGCGGCCTTTGATCCATGAAGAGGGCAAATCGGCTTCGGAGCTGTCGCGCAAAGACGAGATCTTTACTTCTGATACCGGACTGATCAGTATCGCGGGCGGAAAGTTGACGGGGTACCGTAAAATGGCCGAAAGGGTCGTCAACCGGGTTGCCAAGAATCTTGAGGAAGATCATGGCATTGAAGTTGGCCCCTGTACCACCGATAAGATTCCGCTTTGTGGCAGCGATTTCAAAAAGTCAAAGCACGTGAAAAAATACATCGCAGAGGTGTATGGCCGTATCAAAAAAGATGGTTTTTCAGAGTACGACGCATGGTATCTGGTAACCACTTATGGTAAGCAGACCGAACAAATATTGGAGCACTATGCGGGTTTCAAGAACAAAGACAATTACGTACGACTTATACGGGCCGAGCTGAAATTCGCCATTGAAAACGAAATGGTGCTGAACCCCATTGATTTCTTCATCCGAAGAACGGGCCGCCTGTATTTTGATATCGACAGTGTGCGCACTTTTATGGAACCTGTTCTTCAGGATATCAAAAACGCCTATGCCTATGATGCGGAACAGATGAGAATGTTTAAAGAAAAAATGGAAGAAGAACTGGAAAAGCACTCCAACTTTTCGTTGGAGAAGGTGTAA
- a CDS encoding antibiotic biosynthesis monooxygenase family protein, with translation MKTTPYYAVIFTNTRTEGDNGYAAMAEEMEALARKQPGFIGFESARSGLGISISYWESTQAIARWKANLDHQLAQKRGIEEWYSWYKVRVCKVEREYEFTKP, from the coding sequence ATGAAGACCACGCCCTATTACGCCGTAATCTTTACGAACACCCGAACCGAGGGTGACAACGGATACGCTGCAATGGCAGAAGAAATGGAGGCCTTGGCCCGAAAACAACCGGGGTTCATCGGTTTTGAGAGTGCCCGATCCGGTCTGGGCATTTCAATCAGCTATTGGGAGAGCACCCAAGCCATTGCCCGTTGGAAGGCAAACCTAGACCACCAGTTGGCACAAAAGCGTGGTATTGAAGAATGGTACTCTTGGTACAAGGTGCGTGTTTGTAAGGTAGAACGTGAATATGAGTTTACAAAACCATAA
- a CDS encoding CvpA family protein, translating to MDFLDIVLGILLAWGLYKGLKNGLFVEIASLIALIAGIYGAIHFSYKTAEYLSDNMDWDERYIKITAFVITFIIIVVVVHLAGKFLTKIADFAMLGLLNKIAGGIFGTLKVAVILGALLIFFERATASVNLINEPTKQESVLYGPIKDIGALVFNIVLKKEGDEEHEIE from the coding sequence GTGGACTTTTTAGATATTGTACTCGGTATCCTTTTGGCGTGGGGTCTCTACAAGGGGCTCAAAAACGGGCTGTTTGTTGAAATTGCCTCGCTCATAGCATTGATAGCCGGTATTTACGGTGCCATCCACTTTTCGTACAAAACTGCGGAGTATCTTTCGGATAACATGGACTGGGACGAACGCTATATCAAGATTACCGCTTTTGTCATCACCTTTATCATAATTGTAGTGGTGGTACACCTGGCCGGAAAGTTTTTGACCAAGATTGCCGATTTCGCCATGTTGGGACTGTTGAACAAAATTGCCGGCGGTATTTTCGGAACCCTGAAAGTGGCCGTGATTTTAGGAGCCTTGCTCATCTTTTTTGAGAGGGCCACCGCATCGGTCAATCTTATCAATGAACCTACCAAACAAGAATCCGTGCTCTATGGCCCCATCAAGGATATAGGTGCCCTTGTTTTTAATATAGTGCTCAAAAAAGAAGGTGATGAAGAGCATGAAATAGAGTAA
- a CDS encoding CAP domain-containing protein has product MMKKTAVVVGKISVLLILFLSGCAPEEVDSIEKVESINVTELETHLMASVNDHRQSMGLATLHFSSVAYAAANDHNDYMISKGDLSHDNFDLRASRIYAEADAKEVAENVGKNFRTAEEALQWWLNSPNHKSSLEGDFTHTGISVKKDSDNNLYYTQIFFK; this is encoded by the coding sequence ATGATGAAAAAGACGGCAGTTGTTGTTGGCAAAATCAGTGTCCTGTTAATTTTGTTCTTATCAGGTTGTGCCCCAGAGGAGGTAGATTCCATCGAAAAGGTCGAATCTATCAATGTTACCGAGTTGGAAACGCACCTAATGGCCTCTGTCAACGACCATCGCCAATCTATGGGCCTTGCCACATTACATTTTAGTTCGGTAGCCTACGCTGCAGCCAACGACCACAACGACTATATGATATCAAAGGGCGACCTCAGCCATGACAATTTTGATTTGCGCGCTTCAAGAATATATGCCGAAGCAGATGCCAAAGAGGTGGCCGAAAATGTGGGAAAAAATTTTAGAACGGCAGAAGAAGCACTGCAATGGTGGCTCAACAGCCCCAACCATAAATCTTCGCTCGAAGGTGACTTTACCCATACCGGCATCAGCGTAAAAAAAGATAGCGACAACAATCTTTATTACACCCAGATATTCTTTAAATAG
- a CDS encoding 3-hydroxyanthranilate 3,4-dioxygenase, which yields MAIAPPFNLHEWIENNRETLKPPVGNRNLYKNADDYIVMVVAGPNARKDYHYNETEELFYQLEGHIEIHIQEDGQKKTMKLGPGDMYLHPAKVPHSPVRHEGSIGLVVERKRADMHVDDGLLWFCDNCNHKLYEAYFTLNDIEKDFLAHFKHFYGSEELRTCGNCGTVMEADERFVAED from the coding sequence ATGGCCATAGCTCCTCCTTTCAACTTGCATGAATGGATCGAAAACAACCGTGAAACCCTTAAGCCCCCGGTAGGCAATCGCAATCTGTACAAAAATGCCGATGATTACATTGTAATGGTGGTCGCCGGGCCCAATGCCAGAAAAGATTACCACTACAACGAGACCGAAGAGCTATTTTACCAGCTAGAGGGGCATATTGAAATACACATACAAGAAGACGGACAAAAAAAAACCATGAAATTGGGGCCGGGCGATATGTACCTGCACCCTGCAAAGGTGCCCCACTCACCGGTTAGGCACGAAGGCTCTATCGGATTGGTTGTAGAACGAAAGCGGGCCGATATGCATGTAGACGATGGCCTGTTATGGTTCTGCGATAACTGTAACCATAAACTGTACGAAGCCTATTTTACCCTCAACGACATCGAGAAGGATTTTTTGGCGCATTTCAAACATTTTTATGGTTCAGAAGAACTGAGAACCTGTGGTAATTGTGGTACGGTAATGGAAGCCGACGAACGCTTTGTTGCCGAAGATTGA
- a CDS encoding aldehyde dehydrogenase family protein yields the protein MSIVATDFGIEKALQQLGVQDMNPGTSTGSENFGSGEPIASYSPVDAQLIGKVTSTTEEEYGMVMESATKAFRQWRMVPAPQRGEIVRQFGNKLRELKEPLGKLVSYEMGKSYQEGLGEVQEMIDICDFAVGLSRQLHGLTMHSERPGHRMYEQYHPLGVVGIISAFNFPVAVWAWNTALVWVCGDVCVWKPSEKTPLCGVACQNIIAEVLKENKLPEGISCLINGDYRVGEMMTHDKRIPLVSATGSIRMGKIVAQAVAARLGKSLLELGGNNAIIVTPDADIKMTVIGAVFGAVGTAGQRCTSTRRLIIHESIYEKVKNALVDAYQQLRIGNPLDENNHVGPLIDTDAVKMYEAALEKVKKEGGNIVVEGGVLTGEGYESGCYVKPAIAEAENSFEIVQEETFAPILYLLKYSGSVENAIELQNGVVQGLSSAIMTNNLREAEKFLSVAGSDCGIANVNIGTSGAEIGGAFGGEKETGGGRESGSDAWKIYMRRQTNTINYTTELPLAQGIKFDL from the coding sequence ATGTCAATCGTAGCAACAGATTTCGGAATAGAAAAAGCCCTACAACAATTAGGGGTGCAAGATATGAACCCCGGAACCTCAACAGGTTCGGAGAACTTTGGTTCAGGTGAACCCATTGCCTCGTACTCACCGGTTGATGCCCAGCTTATCGGCAAAGTGACCTCGACCACTGAAGAAGAGTATGGAATGGTAATGGAATCAGCGACCAAGGCCTTTCGCCAATGGAGAATGGTCCCCGCCCCCCAGCGCGGTGAAATTGTACGGCAGTTTGGCAACAAATTGAGGGAACTTAAAGAGCCCCTTGGCAAGCTGGTTTCCTATGAAATGGGCAAATCATATCAAGAGGGTCTTGGCGAGGTACAAGAAATGATAGACATCTGTGACTTTGCCGTTGGGCTATCGCGTCAGTTGCATGGTCTTACCATGCACTCTGAAAGACCGGGCCACCGCATGTACGAACAGTACCATCCACTTGGCGTGGTGGGCATTATCTCGGCCTTTAACTTTCCAGTGGCCGTTTGGGCCTGGAACACTGCCCTTGTATGGGTCTGTGGTGATGTTTGTGTGTGGAAACCTTCAGAAAAAACCCCACTGTGCGGCGTTGCCTGTCAAAATATTATCGCTGAAGTGCTAAAAGAGAATAAGCTTCCTGAAGGTATCTCTTGCCTTATAAATGGCGATTACAGAGTGGGTGAGATGATGACACACGACAAGCGCATTCCCTTGGTGTCTGCCACAGGATCTATCCGTATGGGTAAAATTGTCGCGCAGGCGGTTGCGGCACGATTGGGCAAATCATTGCTCGAATTGGGCGGAAACAACGCGATTATCGTCACGCCCGATGCCGATATCAAAATGACCGTTATTGGAGCTGTTTTCGGTGCTGTCGGCACTGCCGGCCAGCGTTGCACCTCGACCAGACGTTTGATCATACACGAATCCATTTACGAGAAAGTAAAAAATGCCTTGGTCGATGCCTACCAGCAATTGCGTATCGGCAATCCACTCGATGAAAACAACCATGTAGGGCCTCTTATCGATACCGACGCGGTGAAGATGTACGAAGCCGCTTTGGAAAAAGTGAAAAAAGAGGGTGGAAACATTGTTGTGGAAGGAGGCGTCTTGACCGGTGAAGGCTATGAAAGCGGGTGCTATGTAAAACCTGCCATTGCCGAGGCAGAGAATTCTTTTGAGATAGTTCAAGAAGAAACCTTTGCGCCCATTTTGTACCTTTTAAAATATTCAGGAAGCGTTGAAAATGCCATTGAATTGCAGAACGGCGTGGTACAAGGGCTTTCATCGGCCATCATGACCAACAACCTACGGGAGGCCGAGAAGTTTTTGTCAGTCGCAGGAAGCGATTGCGGTATTGCCAATGTGAACATAGGCACCTCTGGTGCTGAGATCGGCGGGGCCTTTGGCGGTGAAAAAGAAACGGGTGGCGGCCGCGAGAGCGGATCCGATGCATGGAAAATCTATATGCGCCGACAGACGAACACCATCAACTACACCACAGAACTACCATTGGCCCAAGGCATCAAATTTGATTTATAA
- a CDS encoding metallophosphoesterase, with the protein MRTLVVGDIHSANRALRQVLDRAAVSTGDKIIFLGDYVDGWSEAVETVDFLIGLKKTHNCIFIRGNHDDLCREWLLTREENPTWLMHGGQATKDSYSGIDRERLERHLRFYDDLENTYLDGENRLYLHAGFTNLKGIEHEYFEKMFYWDRTLWELAQAVGPHLKRDNKNFPQRLKNYHEIFIGHTPISKTGPAVPKNAANVWNVDTGAAFKGPLTIMDVETKQFWQSDPVHTLYTNENGRN; encoded by the coding sequence ATGAGGACTTTGGTGGTAGGTGATATACACTCGGCAAATAGGGCCCTGCGTCAAGTACTTGATCGGGCAGCGGTCAGTACCGGTGACAAGATCATCTTTCTAGGGGATTATGTGGACGGGTGGAGCGAGGCGGTCGAAACCGTTGATTTTTTGATTGGACTAAAAAAGACGCACAACTGCATCTTTATTAGGGGAAACCATGATGATCTGTGCCGAGAGTGGCTTTTGACAAGAGAAGAAAACCCTACATGGCTGATGCACGGGGGGCAAGCGACCAAAGATTCTTATTCCGGCATTGACCGTGAGAGACTAGAGCGGCATTTACGGTTTTACGACGATTTGGAAAACACCTATCTAGACGGCGAAAATAGACTTTATCTGCACGCCGGTTTTACCAATCTAAAGGGCATAGAACATGAATATTTTGAGAAGATGTTCTATTGGGACAGAACCCTTTGGGAATTGGCGCAGGCAGTTGGTCCGCACCTTAAAAGGGACAATAAGAATTTTCCACAGCGGCTGAAGAATTACCATGAAATTTTTATTGGGCATACGCCTATTTCCAAGACTGGACCAGCCGTACCCAAAAACGCGGCCAATGTCTGGAACGTAGACACAGGGGCGGCGTTCAAAGGCCCACTGACCATTATGGATGTTGAAACGAAGCAATTTTGGCAAAGCGACCCCGTTCATACCCTTTACACCAACGAAAATGGCAGAAACTAA
- a CDS encoding adenosylcobalamin-dependent ribonucleoside-diphosphate reductase, which produces MQTKTAQPSKKTYSQDEAFQASLAYFKGDELAAQVWISKYALKDSEGNLYEKDPDQMHRRIAKEIARIETRYPNPMSEQEVFDLIKGFKYIVPQGSPMAGIGNPFQIASLSNCFVIGNDGMSDSYGGIMKVDQEQVQLMKRRGGVGHDLSHIRPKGSPVKNSALTSTGLVPFMERYSNSTREVAQDGRRGALMLSVSINHPDAEDFIDAKMVQGKVTGANVSVRVDDAFMKAVEAGEKYTQCFPIHSENPKYSKEIEAKKLWEKIVHNAWKSAEPGVLFWDSIIRESVPDCYADLGYKTISTNPCGEIPLCPYDSCRLLAINLFSYVDQPFTAKASFDFELFKKHIAAAQRIMDDIIDLELEKVDAILQKINEDPELEETKAVERRLWENIRKKAAEGRRTGIGITAEGDMLASLGLRYGSEEANLFSEEVHKIIALEAYRASVNTAKERGPFAIFDAEREKENPFIQRLKAADNKLYYEMLEYGRRNIALLTIAPTGTTSLMTQTTSGIEPVFLPVYKRRRKVNPNDKDARVDFVDEVGDSWEEYVVFHHRFKQWMQVNGIDTDKQYTQKELDALVEQSPYYKATSNDVDWLSKVHLQGAVQKWVDHSISVTINLPNDVSEELVGKLYLEAWKVGCKGVTVYRDGSRSGVLISNDDKKEEKGTSLTPFPTKRPEILQADVVRFQNNKEKWIAFIGLIDQKPYEIFTGLADDEDGILLPRWVNEGLIIKNRNEDGTSRYDFQYKNKRGYKTTIEGLSHKFNPEYWNYAKLISSTLRHGMPIEKIVDLINSLQLDSESINTWKNGVARALKRYVADGTLAKGQSCENCKSENLIYQEGCLTCKDCGSSKCG; this is translated from the coding sequence ATGCAAACAAAAACTGCCCAACCATCAAAAAAAACATATTCGCAAGACGAAGCTTTTCAAGCCTCTTTGGCTTATTTCAAGGGCGATGAGCTTGCCGCCCAAGTTTGGATAAGCAAGTATGCACTCAAAGATTCAGAAGGCAATCTCTACGAGAAAGATCCAGACCAGATGCACCGTAGAATTGCGAAAGAGATTGCCAGAATAGAGACAAGGTATCCCAACCCGATGAGCGAACAGGAAGTGTTCGACCTTATCAAAGGGTTCAAGTACATTGTGCCGCAAGGAAGCCCTATGGCCGGCATCGGCAACCCTTTCCAAATCGCCTCACTATCAAACTGTTTTGTGATTGGCAACGATGGTATGTCAGATTCCTATGGGGGCATTATGAAGGTTGACCAAGAACAGGTTCAATTGATGAAGCGCCGAGGTGGTGTGGGCCACGACCTTTCACATATTAGGCCCAAGGGCTCACCAGTAAAAAATTCTGCCCTTACCTCAACCGGTTTGGTGCCCTTTATGGAACGGTACTCAAACTCGACCCGAGAGGTGGCACAAGATGGCCGAAGGGGCGCTTTGATGCTATCAGTGTCAATCAACCACCCAGATGCCGAAGATTTTATAGATGCCAAAATGGTACAGGGCAAAGTGACCGGCGCCAATGTTTCGGTTCGCGTCGATGATGCGTTCATGAAAGCCGTCGAGGCCGGTGAAAAATATACACAATGCTTTCCGATACATAGCGAGAACCCAAAATATTCAAAAGAGATCGAGGCCAAAAAACTATGGGAAAAAATCGTGCACAACGCATGGAAATCGGCTGAACCCGGGGTTTTGTTCTGGGACAGCATTATAAGGGAGTCGGTGCCCGACTGTTATGCCGATTTAGGCTACAAGACCATTTCTACCAACCCTTGTGGCGAGATCCCTTTGTGCCCCTACGATTCGTGCCGCCTGTTGGCCATCAATCTATTTTCGTATGTAGACCAACCGTTCACTGCCAAAGCCAGTTTTGACTTCGAGCTTTTCAAAAAGCACATTGCCGCTGCCCAGCGTATCATGGATGACATCATTGATTTGGAGCTTGAAAAAGTTGATGCCATCTTGCAGAAGATCAACGAAGACCCCGAACTCGAAGAAACCAAGGCCGTAGAAAGAAGATTGTGGGAGAACATTCGAAAAAAAGCGGCCGAAGGCCGTAGAACGGGTATCGGCATTACCGCCGAGGGCGATATGTTGGCATCATTGGGCTTACGGTACGGTTCTGAAGAGGCCAATCTCTTTTCTGAAGAGGTACACAAAATCATTGCACTAGAGGCCTATCGTGCCTCGGTGAACACCGCAAAAGAACGTGGCCCCTTTGCCATATTTGATGCTGAAAGGGAAAAAGAAAACCCGTTCATCCAGCGCCTGAAAGCAGCCGACAACAAGCTTTACTACGAAATGTTGGAATATGGCCGCAGGAATATTGCACTTTTGACCATTGCCCCGACAGGCACCACCAGCCTTATGACGCAGACGACCTCGGGCATAGAGCCTGTTTTTCTTCCGGTCTACAAGCGTAGAAGAAAGGTAAACCCCAACGATAAGGATGCAAGGGTCGACTTTGTTGACGAAGTGGGCGATTCATGGGAAGAGTATGTTGTTTTTCACCACCGATTCAAGCAATGGATGCAGGTCAACGGTATCGATACCGACAAACAATACACCCAAAAAGAGCTGGACGCCCTGGTGGAGCAATCGCCCTATTACAAAGCAACTTCCAACGATGTGGATTGGTTGAGCAAGGTACACCTTCAGGGAGCGGTACAAAAATGGGTAGACCACTCGATAAGTGTGACCATCAACCTACCGAACGATGTTTCTGAAGAGCTTGTCGGAAAGCTTTATCTGGAAGCTTGGAAAGTCGGTTGTAAGGGGGTTACCGTATATCGCGACGGGTCCAGGTCTGGGGTGCTCATTTCAAACGATGACAAAAAGGAGGAAAAAGGCACGAGTCTTACCCCTTTCCCCACCAAACGCCCAGAAATATTACAGGCAGATGTGGTTCGTTTTCAGAACAACAAAGAAAAATGGATTGCCTTTATTGGCTTGATCGACCAAAAACCGTATGAAATTTTTACCGGTCTGGCCGATGATGAAGACGGTATTTTGCTGCCCCGATGGGTCAATGAAGGCCTAATCATCAAAAACCGTAATGAAGACGGCACCTCGCGTTATGATTTTCAGTACAAGAACAAAAGGGGTTACAAGACCACCATTGAAGGCCTTTCGCATAAGTTCAACCCAGAGTACTGGAACTATGCCAAACTGATATCCAGTACCCTAAGACACGGCATGCCGATAGAAAAGATAGTAGACCTTATCAACAGCCTGCAACTTGACAGTGAATCGATCAATACCTGGAAGAATGGTGTGGCCCGGGCCCTAAAGCGTTACGTGGCCGATGGCACCTTGGCAAAGGGGCAAAGCTGTGAGAACTGCAAGTCAGAAAACCTCATATACCAAGAAGGCTGCCTTACCTGCAAAGACTGCGGGTCATCTAAATGCGGATAG
- a CDS encoding carbohydrate kinase family protein, translating into MAEVFCVGELLIDFVAENQGSNLSEAVEFTKKAGGAPANVACAIAKLGGKSSFIGCVGNDPFGHFLLNVLKDENVDVSLAQRSKTFTTLAFVSLAEDGERDFVFSRGADRELKYDPSIKKKFDHNILHLGAATAMLGGPLEEAYNHYLFDALTKDSFISFDPNYRADLWKDNQVAFVKKCMPFVQKSHLCKFSLEEAQLISEKKDMHEACDALHDMGANIVTITLGGDGTLLSTTQQKQTVPSIAVTPVDTTGAGDAFIGCLLYQISELANFESVFSDFDLLLKMVRTANKAGAITTTKYGAIAALPHKSQLID; encoded by the coding sequence ATGGCAGAGGTTTTTTGTGTCGGCGAACTGTTGATTGATTTCGTCGCCGAAAATCAGGGCAGCAACCTTTCAGAAGCAGTCGAGTTCACCAAGAAAGCAGGTGGCGCACCCGCCAATGTGGCCTGTGCCATAGCCAAACTTGGCGGTAAGAGCTCTTTTATAGGTTGTGTTGGCAACGACCCCTTTGGACATTTTCTGTTGAATGTGCTCAAAGATGAAAATGTGGATGTTTCGTTGGCCCAACGCTCCAAGACCTTTACAACACTGGCCTTCGTTTCATTGGCAGAAGATGGTGAACGTGACTTTGTTTTCAGCCGTGGTGCCGATCGGGAGCTCAAGTACGATCCATCCATCAAAAAAAAGTTTGACCACAACATATTGCATCTGGGGGCGGCCACCGCAATGCTGGGCGGCCCTTTGGAAGAGGCCTATAACCACTACCTTTTTGATGCCCTGACCAAAGACTCTTTCATAAGTTTCGATCCCAATTACCGGGCCGATCTTTGGAAAGACAACCAAGTTGCCTTTGTCAAGAAATGCATGCCATTTGTCCAAAAATCGCACCTCTGCAAGTTCAGCTTGGAGGAAGCCCAGCTAATATCCGAAAAAAAAGATATGCACGAAGCCTGTGATGCGTTGCATGACATGGGGGCCAACATCGTAACAATAACCCTTGGTGGCGACGGTACGCTTTTGAGCACCACCCAACAAAAACAAACGGTGCCCAGTATAGCGGTGACACCCGTTGACACCACAGGGGCTGGAGATGCTTTTATAGGCTGTCTGCTTTACCAGATTTCAGAATTGGCAAATTTTGAGTCGGTATTTTCCGATTTCGATTTATTGCTGAAAATGGTCCGAACGGCCAACAAGGCAGGCGCCATCACAACCACAAAATATGGGGCCATAGCCGCACTGCCCCACAAATCACAATTGATAGATTAG